The Erwinia billingiae Eb661 nucleotide sequence AAGGTCTGGGCTACGTGATGCTGAACGCCAATGCGCGGATGCAAACCGAACTCTGCTTTGCGGCACTTTTTATTCTGGTGCTGATGACCCTGCTGCTGTGGCTGGCAGTGGACAGTGCACTGCGTCGCCTGATCCGCTGGGCACCGGAAAATGACTGATCGATACCTCACTCAAGGGAAACACATGTTTAAGAAAACTCTCTGCGGCCTGCTGCTGACTGCCGCCTGTGCCCACGCCGCCTGTGCCAACGACAAGCTGACGCTGGTGCTGGACTGGTATATCAACCCCGATCACGCGCCGATCATGGTCGCGGAACAGATTGGCGCGTTTAAGGAACAGGGGCTGGAGGTGAAGATTGTGCCGCCTTCCGATCCGGCATTGCCGCCACGGCTGGTGGCAGCCAAACAGGCCGACCTGGCGATCACCTATCAGCCACAGCTGCATTTCTTTGCCGATCAGGGCTTACCGCTGATGCGCGTCGGCACGCTGATCAACTCGCCGTTAAATACGGTGATTACGCTGGATAAAAGCATCACCTCGCCGGCCGGGCTGAAAGGCAAAAAAATTGGCTACTCGGTCAGCGGGATTGAACAGGCGACGCTGGGCACCATGCTGAACCATGAAAAGGTCAGTCTGGATCAGGTGAAGATGGTCAACGTCAATTTCCAGCTCAACAGCGCGCTGATGGCGGGCCAGGTCGATGCGGTGATAGGCGGCTATCGCAATATCGAAGC carries:
- a CDS encoding ABC transporter substrate-binding protein, with the translated sequence MFKKTLCGLLLTAACAHAACANDKLTLVLDWYINPDHAPIMVAEQIGAFKEQGLEVKIVPPSDPALPPRLVAAKQADLAITYQPQLHFFADQGLPLMRVGTLINSPLNTVITLDKSITSPAGLKGKKIGYSVSGIEQATLGTMLNHEKVSLDQVKMVNVNFQLNSALMAGQVDAVIGGYRNIEALELKQHGQYPQVFNVEDYGVPAYDELIIVANRDEVNAPKIKKFLIALKKGSDYLHAHPQESWDAFASAHPDLNNALNKAAWMKTLPMFARDPAHLDRARYDAYERFLFDHKLIKKITTVNNYAMELR